The DNA segment TGCCGTAAGCAGTTTCTTTTTCTCTTCTCCCCAGCGGGGAGAAGTGCCGAACGCAGTGAGGCGATGAGGGGGCCAAGGGCACGGACTGTCTGTGAGGCTCCCCCTCATCCGGCGCGACGCGCCACCTTCTCCCCGCTGGGGAGAAGAGGAGCCGCCCGCTTTTTTGCAAAAATGGCAAACCAATGCATCACGGCGGTAGCGTCTCCACATCTGTGCTTGCCCCTTCTCTTACGGGTCCCTAGATAAGCAGGGTCCCCCTCTGCATATGGAGCCCCTCGCCCATGAACACCGATCTCATCAAACTGTTCGACAGCGACGAGGCTGCCATTCGCGACGTGCTGGCGCAGACCTTGGCGGGCGCCGATGATGGCGAGCTGTTCATCGAGCATAGCCAGTCGGAATCGCTGTCCTTCGACAATGGCCGCCTGAAGGGCGGCAGCTTCAATACCGATCAGGGATTTGGCCTGCGGGCGGTTGCCGGCGAAGCCGTTGGTTATGCACATGCGGGCGATCTTTCGCTGTCGGCTTTGAAACGGGCTGCCGATGCGGTCGGCGCCGTGACGCGCGGTTATTCCGGCACCTATGCGGCCGCGCCCCAGCGCACCAACAAGAAACTCTATGGCGACGAGAACCCCATCGGTGAGCCGAGCTTCGAGGCCAAGGTTACGCTGCTGCAGGAGATCGATGCCTATCTTCGTGCCAAACACCCGAAGGTCCGCCAGGTGACGGCCTCGATCGCTGCCAGCTGGCAGGTGGTCGATATCCTGCGCGCCGATGGCGAGCGCATGCATGATATCCGGCCGATGACGCGCCTCAACATCTCCGTCGTGGTCGGCGACGGTGACCGGCAGGAAGCCGGCTCCTACGGCGTCGGCGGCCGTCGCGGCTTCGGCGATTTCGTTGCTGCCGGCAATTGGCAGAGTGGCGCCGACGAAGCGCTGCGCCAGGCGCTGGTCAATCTGGACGCCATCGACGCACCGGCCGGAACCATGGATGTGGTTTTGTCCTCCGGCTGGCCGGGCGTCATGCTGCATGAAGCGGTCGGCCATGGCCTGGAGGGCGATTTCAACCGCAAGAAGACATCGGCTTTTGCCGGGCTGCTCGGTCAACAGGTGGCGGCCAAGGGCGTGACCGTGGTCGATGACGGCACGATCGAAAGCCGCCGCGGCTCGCTCACCATCGATGACGAGGGCACACCATCCGCCTATAACGTGCTGATCGACGACGGCAAGCTGGTTGGCTATATGCAGGACCGCCAGAACGCCCGGCTGATGGGCATGAAGGCGACCGGCAACGGGCGGCGCGAATCCTACGCGCATGTGCCGATGCCGCGCATGACCAACACCTATATGCTTGGCGGCGACAAGAGCCCGGACGAGATCATCGCCTCCGTCAAGAAGGGTATCTATGCGGTTTCCTTCGGCGGCGGCCAGGTGGATATCACCTCGGGCAAGTTCGTCTTCGGCTGCACCGAGGCCTATCTGATCGACAACGGCAAGATCGGCGCGCCCGTCAAGGGCGCGATGCTGATCGGCAATGGCCCGGACGCCATGCAGCGGATCACCATGATCGGAAACGATATGAAGCTCGATACCGGCATGGGCAATTGCGGCAAGGGCGGCCAATGGGTCCCCGTCGGCGTCGGCCAGCCGCATCTGCGCATGAACGAAATGACCGTTGGCGGCACGCAGGCCTGATTGAAGAAAGGCCGCATTTTGGAGAGACCGGCAGCAACGACGGCCGGGCTCACCAGTTGCCAAGCCCCTCCCCGTCAGCCGCGTGACGGCAGCAGCATGCAGTCGTAGGAGTGCTGCTTCAGCCAGTTGCAGGCGGCATCCGCCTCGTCGCGGCTGTCGAACCCGACGAACCGGGCGCGGTAGATGGTGCCGGCCCCTTGGCCGACGGCTTCCGTATAGGGTGAGGCTGATTTCAGCGTATGGCCGGCAACGGAGCGTGCCTGCGCCAAAAGTGCCCGCGCGGCTTCCTGCGTCGGTGCCGCTGAAATCTGGATCTGCCAGGCACCGGCGGGCAAGATATCCGCCGTCTTTTCCAACTCGTCCATGACGGCCGGGCGCTCGGCCGGGATTGTCGCGTGCGACGAGGCGATCAGTGCGGCAACGGCGTCGCCGCCCCGGCGCTTGGGGGCGGCAAAGGGCAATGGGACATCGGACGCACCGAGCGCTGCCACCTCGACCGCGCCACCGGTCTTGGCCGCAGCGAGCAGCGCGCGGCTGCCTGCGTTCGACGCCTTGCCCAGATGACGGTCGAGAAGGGCTGCCATCTTGTTGTCGCGGCTTTTTGCCGTGCGGCCGCCGAGCACCACGCCGACCACACGCCGGTTGCCATGGCGCACGGCGCTGACCAGGTTGAAGCCGGAGGCATTGGTATAGCCGGTCTTGATCCCGTCCATGCCGTCATAGCGATACATCAGATTGTTATGGCCACGCACCTTGCGGCCGCGAAACATGAAGCTCTGCGTCGCAAACAGCCTGTATTCCCTTGGGAAATCCCGCATCAGCGCGATGGCAAGCGTGGACATGTCGCGCGCCGTGGTCACCTGGGCCGAGGCCGGCAAGCCGGAGGCATTGATGAAGACGGTGCGGCTCATGCCGAGCTGGCGCGCCTTTTTCGTCATCATCTGGGCAAATCTCGCTTCCGTGCCGCCGAGCTTTTCCGCCATGGCGGCCGCAGCATCGTTGCCCGAGCGCACGATCATGCCCAGCACTGCCTCGCGCACCGTCAGTTTCATCCCGGCCTTCAGCCCCAGCCGCATCGGCGGCTTGGCCGCCGCCGTCTTCGACACCTTGATCGTGCTATCCCAATCGATCGTGCCGCGATGAAGCGCCTCGAAAGCAAGATAGAGCGACATCATCTTGGTGAGCGAGGCCGGATGATTGAGCGTGTCTGGATTTTCCGAGGACAGCACCTTGCCGGTGCGGGCATCGATGATGATTGCGGCACTGCCGGCCAAGGCCACGGACGGCGCAAGCGCGAATGTCAATATTGCCAAAAGCAGGCAGCGGAAGGTCATCATGCCGGTCCCCCTCAATCGCACCGGCAAGCAGGCGCCGTGCGTCATAGGGAGACAGAGCCGTGTCTTTGCTGCAACTTTGCGGCCGATTGCGTTTATACGGCACAACTTTTGTCCGGCTGGTAAACGAAGATTTAACACGGACACCGTCCGGGCGGGACCAAAGCCGCCAGCCAACAGGCTTCCACCAAGGCTCCGGGCGGCAATCCTGTTCATTTGCTGCAAGGTTCAGTTGTCGCGGGAACCAAACGCCCCTCGCCGCGTTATTCGGGCACGCCGCATAACCGTTTGAAAAAGCGGCCGGTTCATTGCAAGGAGAGACATCATGGGACGCGGAATTCTACTTTGGCTGCTGGGGGTTCCGATCCCCATTATTATACTTCTCGCCCTCTTCTTCCGATAGGTGGCGCGATGACAATCCCGGTCTCAACGGTGCCAGCCGGCACCACCATCGAATCATCGGATTCCGCTGTCAGCTGGGGTGCAATTATCGCAGGCGCCGTGGCGGCTTCTGCAATCACGGTCGTTCTGTCGCTGCTCGGATCCGGCATCGGATTGAGCATGGCGTCACCTTTCTCATCCGAAGGCGCATCCCTGACCACATTCGCCATCACCACGGCGATCTGGCTGATCATCGTGCAATGGGCGTCTGCCGGTTTCGGCGGCTATATTGCCGGACGGCTGCGGACGAAATGGACAGGCGTCAACCGTGACGAAGTGTTTTTCCGCGATACGGCGCATGGCGTTCTCGCCTGGGCACTGGCCACATTGATCGTAGCCGGTGCTCTGGGGTCGGCCATCTCCGCTACGGTCGGCGCTGGCGTGCAGGCGACTGCAACGGTGACCGCCGGTGCAACGGCAGCGGGTGCAGCGGCCGCATCTTCGGATGCGGGCAGCAATGCGACATCCTATTTTGTCGATAATCTGCTGCGTCCGACAGCCCCGTCGCCTGCAGCTGCAGGCTCTGCCGACGATACGGCAGGACAGGTGTCGCGCATTCTCATCAACAGCGCTGCGAATGGCGAAATGTCTGCGGGCGACCGCACCTATCTCGACCAACTCGTTGCCTCGCGCACCGGTCTTTCCGAAGCCGATGCCAAGGCCCGCGTTGATGGCGTCCTGAAAAGCATCGACGATGCCAAGGTTGCCGCGACCGAAGCAGCTGAGACGGCGCGCAAGACCAGTGCATCGGTTGCCCTGTTCGGTGCGTTGTCCCTGCTGATTGGCGGCTTCGTTGCTGCGGTCGGCGCGGCACTCGGCGGCCGCCAGCGTGACGAAGTTGACGGCGTGCTTGCCCGTTAACGGTGTGGACTGAAACAGTATCGAAGGCGGATTGCGAAAGCAGTCCGCCTTTTTTCTTTGTGCGAAAACCGCATGTGGCAGCGTTCAGCCGGTGTTAACGCCGCCGCCGTTAATGTTGCGCTGTTCATTTCGACTGGGGAACAGACTTGAAATCCATGCTGCGACAGGCTGTCAAACGCTCGGCCATTACCGCTGGCCTGAACGCTGCATTCGTGTTGCAGGCCTGTGGCGCCATGCGGCAGGCGCGCGGGCGCGGCGCGATCTTCACGCTGCATCATGTGCGCCCGAAACAGCCGCGCGCCTTCGATCCCAACGCCCATCTGGAGATCACGCCAGAATTTCTGGAAACGGCGATCATGACGTTGAAGCGCGATGGCTACCGGTTCATCGCGCTTGATGCCCTGCCTGTCCATCTTGCGTCCAGTGATCCCCAGCCGGTTGCGGTCTTCACGCTGGATGATGGCTACCGCAACAATCTCGACTATGCCGCGCCGGTTTTCTCCCGGCACGGCGTGCCCTTCACCGTGTTTGTCGCAGGCGGGTTCATCGACCGCACCCATACGCTCTGGTGGGAAACGCTTGCCGATCTGCTGGAGGGGCAATCCAACCTGACGTTCGATATTGGCGCAGGCGAAGAGACTGTCGCGCTTGGCACGCTGCGTGAGAAACAGGCCGTATTCGACCGGTTTGCGGCCTTTCTTCACGCCATCGACGAGGCCACGGCGATCACCCGTCTCAACCAGACAGCGCAGGCGCTTGGCATCGATCCCATGGGAATAACCGCTGCCCTGACGCTGGACGAAACAGGGCTCAGGCGTCTCACTGACAATCCGCTCGCTAGCCTCGGGGCGCATACGATCAGCCATCGCTCGGTGACGCGCCTGAGCGACGTGACGGCCGGCATGGAAATGGAGCATTCAGCCCGCAGGGTGGAAACGATCACCGGAAACCGGCCGGCATCGCTTGCCTATCCCTATGGTTTTGCCAGCGCCGTTTCTGTGCGCGACCACCGCCTGGCGGCGTCGCTGGGATTTACGACCGCAGTGACCACGCAGCCGGGAACCCTCTCGGGGACCGCCGGCATGACGGCCCTGCCGCGCATATCTCTGAACGGCCATTTTCAGAAGGCGCGTTATGTCAGCGCGCTTGCCTCTGGCATTGCCTTCAAACTGATGGGCGCGCGCTGAGACCCTTCCCTATTCGTCAGGGATACATCCGCACCTTGTTCCAGTCGCCTTCCGCCGCGTCGCGGCGGAATTCGATGCGGTCGTGCAGGCGGAAAGCGCCGTCCTTCCAGAACTCGATCGAGGTCGGCTTGATGCGGAAACCCGACCAGTGATCGGGGCGCGGAATATCGCCGATGGCGTATTTCAGCGTATATTCGGCAACCGCCTTTTCCAGCGCGAACCGGCTTTCGAGCGGCCGCGATTGCTTGGAGGCCCAGGCACCGATGCGGCTGCCGCGCGCCCGCGTCTTGTAATATTCGTCGGCCTCCTGGGAGCTGACGATCTCGACAGGGCCGCGCACCCGGACCTGGCGGCGCAAGGTTTTCCAATGAAAACACATTGCCGCCTTCATATTGCCGAGGATTTCCTGCCCTTTCTGGCTTTCGAAATTGGTGTAGAACACGAAGCCGCGCTCGTCGAAATCCTTCAACAGCACCATGCGCACATCCGGCAGGCCATCGCCGTCCACCGTCGCCAGCGCCAAGGCATTGGGATCGTTGATTTCTGCGGCCTGCGCCTCTTTCAGCCATGTGCCAAAAAGGGAAAAGGGCTCATTCTCTTGCGTGAAGTCACCAGTTGTTAACCCAGTCTCACTCATATTGCCATCCAATGCCGTAATGTGTGGCGCGACGCCGTTTCGCCCGCCGAACAAAAAATGTCAGAGCTCGCACGTTGCGTCTCCGGACCTTGAAGCCGCTCTTTCCAGTCTGACAGGTATGCCATTGCAAGACATAGCAAAGTGGATCGAGGACAGAAAGGTTTTATCCCGGTTGGGCGGGATTGCCGCACTGTGCCTGACTGCGACCAGCCTTTCGGGATGCCTCGGCGGCCTCGACTTCTCCGGAACGCCGGATGTCGACAGGACCGTTTCGACAAGCTCGGTTCCGGCTGTGCGCAGTGACGAAGACAATTCCGATGCCGTCACCGTCAGAAACGCCGTGTCATCGGCCGATGTGACCCGCATGTCCGGAAATCCCATTCCCTGGGCGAATTCCAGCTCGGGCAGCGCCGGCGTGATCAGCAGCATCGCCGAGGAACAGGTCAACGGCACCACCTGCCGCCGCTTTACCACCACGCGTCATTCCTATCAGGGCATCGCCAAATTCGACGGTAACACCTGCCTTCTGGGCAATGGCGAATGGTATCTGACCAGTTTTGGCCCGCGCAGCTGATCCTTTGCCGATACCGCCCGTTAACCACGCTGCAACAAAGGCGCGGTGGAGGGCGATTTACACAACCGGCGGGCGCCCGCAGCTAACCGGAATTTAAGCAGCCGCTTTACATCATCACCGCAAAAGGGAGAAAGCCGCCGGTGCGGCTTCCCGATTGTTTCAACAGGCTGAAGCGAACCGCAACATGCGGCCTCGGTCTTCAAGGGCGGTGACAGGCATGCGTGATCCCTATTCAGTGCTCGGCGTCAGACGCAATGCCGGACCCGACGAGATCAAGGCCGCCTGGCGCTCCGTGGCGAAAGCCGTGCATCCCGACCAGAACAAGGACGATCCGCTCGCCACACAGCGCTTTGCCGAGGCCGGGCGCGCCTATGAGGTGCTGAAGGACCCGAAACTGCGCAACCGCTACGACTATGCCCGCCGGGAAGCCGAACTGCGCCGCATGGAAGACATGAAGCGCAAGGCGCGCGGGTCAGAGGAAGAGACCATCGATCCGGAAACCGCCGAAGACATGATCTCGCGCATCTTCGGCGCCGACGATCGGGCAAAGGCCGAGAACGCCCGCCGCGAAGACCGCAAGCCGGCAGCCGCACCGCAGGCCGCCACACCAAAGGCAAAGACGGACGCAAAGCCGCAACAAAGGGCCGAACCGAAGTCCGAGGCGAGGCCCGAACCCAAAGCCGAACCCAAGCCCGAACAAAAGGCAGAGGCAGAACTGGAGACCAGCACCGAAGCGAAGGCCGAACCAGCGGACAAAATGCCGATCTTCGGCGGCTTTCCGCGCGCGGCGGCACCGGCCGCAGACCTGGTTTCGGCCATCGTGCGGCGGATCCGGGGTGCGGCAAGCAAACCCGCGCTTGAAAAGGTGCCGGATATTTTCTGCGACGTCACGGTTTCGATCGAGGACATTTTCCGCCGCGAAAAGCCTGTGGCAACGCTGCCCGACGGCCAGACCCTGAAGGTCGCCCTGCCCCTGGGCACCACCGATGGCAGCGTCGTGCGCCTCAAGGAAATGGGCTACCGGCTGAACGGCATGCAGCGCGGCGATGTCGTCGTTGCGGTGCGCGTGCTTGAGGACGGCCGCTTCCGCACCGATGGCACGGACCTGCGCACCACCCTTCCCGTCAATATCCAGGACGCAATCCTTGGCTGCGAGACGACGGTCGAAACCCTGACCGGCCCGGTCAGCGTCACCATCCCGGCCTGGTCGGGCTCCGACCACGTGATCAGGCTGGAAGGCCATGGCCTGCCGGCAGCTGAGGGCAGACGCGGCGACCTTCTGGTGGAACTGCGGCTGATGCTGTGGGAAAAGCCGGACGAAAAGGTGACCGACCTGATGCGCAGCCTGCGCAACGGCCTGTTCCTGTAACGGTTTTGCGACAAAATCTTGGGATGACGGCGGCCTTTCCGGCTACTGACCCAATATTACGGGGACTAACAGTTCCTGATCTCCCCCGCGCTTGAACCACCGGGACGGCTATGTCATAGCCAATGCTCGAAAAATTCAGAGCCGACGCGACCGCAAGGGGCGCGAGGGCTCCGGCAAGTTCAACATATGCGCATTTCCAGCCGGCACAGGCCTGGCTGATGAAAGCATAGGCTTTATTGGGGGCATAACATCATGTCGCAAACATCCGGTCTGATGAAGGGCAAACGCGGCCTCATCATGGGGGTCGCGAACAACCGGTCGATCGCATGGGGCATTGCCAAGGCAATTCACGCGCAGGGCGGCGAACTGGCATTCACCTATCAGGGCGATGCGCTGAAGAAGCGGGTCGAGCCGCTGGCCGAGGAACTCGGTGCGGTTCTCGCCGGCCATTGCGACGTCAGCGACGAGACCACCATCGACGCCGTCTTCGAACATCTGGAAAAGACCTGGGGCAAGATCGACTTCCTCGTGCACGCCATCGGCTTTTCCGACAAGGACGAACTGACCGGCCGCTATGTCGATACGTCGGCGGCCAACTTTGCCCTGACGATGAACATCTCGGTCTATTCCTTCACCGCCGTTGCACGGCGCGCCGAAAAGCTGATGACCGATGGCGGCTCGATGCTGACCATGACCTATTACGGCGCCGAAAAGGTGATGCCGAACTACAACGTCATGGGCGTTGCAAAGGCGGCCCTCGAAGCCAGCGTCAAATATCTTGCCGTCGATCTCGGCCCGAAGAACATCCGCGTCAACGCGATCTCGGCCGGCCCGATCAAGACGCTTGCCGCCTCCGGCATCGGCGACTTCCGCTATATTCTTAAGTGGAACGAATATAATGCACCGCTGCGCCGCACCGTTACCATCGAGGAAGTCGGCGATGTCGGCCTCTACATGCTGTCGGACCTGTCGCGCTCGGTGACCGGCGAGGTCCATCATGCCGATAGCGGCTATCATGTCGTCGGCATGAAGGCGGTCGATGCGCCGGATATCGCCGTCGTCAAGGACTGACACGCAGACGAAAGCATTCCGGGGCTGCTGTAGAACGGCCGCCCCGGCTCCTGCCTTGGGTCTCAAGGGCCCCTCTCCCGGAGTTTCTCCGTGACCATTTACATGATCCGCCACGGCCAGACCGACTGGAATGCGCAAATCCGCATGCAGGGGCAGAAGGACATTCCGCTCAACGATACCGGCAGGCGGCAGGCGAGCGGCAATGGCCGCGCCCTTCTCGAGCTTCTGGGACAGGAGGCGGACACATTCGACTTCGTCGCCAGTCCGCTTCACCGCACCCGCGAGACCATGGAACTCATTCGCGAAGCGATGGGCCTTGCCCGCTCCGGATACCGGATGGACGACCGCTTGAAGGAAGTCTCCTTCGGGGATTGGGAAGGCTATACAATGGCCGAACTCGAGCGGGACATGCCCGAACGTGTCGCCGAGCGGGAATTGTCGAAATGGGATTTCATCCCGCCGGGAGCGGATGCCGAAAGCTATGAGATCCTGTCATGGCGGGTTGGCGCCTGGCTTTCCAGCGTTTCGGGCCCAACCGTCTGCGTCAGCCATGGCGGCGTCATCCGCACCTTGTTCAAGATATGCGGCGCAATGGACGCGGAAGAGGCAGCGCTTGGCGCCATCCCTCAGGACCGGATTTTGAAAATTGAGAACGGCACGATCGGCTGGCTCTGAACCCAAACCGACGGCGCAACACTGAACCGGTGGTACCAGACTGCTGCCACTGAATAAGCTTGTTTGACGAGAACGATACCTCACTCTCCGTCATCCTCGCCCTTGTGGCGGGGATCCAGCGACCCGACGTCCGTCGGGTCAAAAGACTCTTTCAGCTCAAGGACTTGAGCTGGCTGGATCCCCGCCACAAGGGCGAGGATGACGGAGAGTTTTGCAACCCGCTCAATTTCCCCAGTGACCTGCAGGATTGTTAGATAATACCTTTGTTTATCACCAGTCTGCGGCACTGTACCGATGCCGCGAATACAATTTCGTACAGGGATCGATAGCGCCGATGCTTGGCGCTTCATCGATCTTTAATCTTACTGCACGATTTCCAGATCGTTGATGACGCGCTTGCCGTCAACCTCGGTGTAGAACACCAGAACCTTGACGCCCGCTTTGAGGCCATCGAAATTGAATTCCTCTGGCGCCTGGTAATTCTTGCCGTCGTCCAGCGACAGGCTCAGCTTGTCCGTATCGACGCCGGTGATCACGGCTTCGACATCTGCACTTTCGGCGAACGCGGCAAGCGGTGAAAAGAAACCGGCTGCGGCCATCAACGTAGCAACGATGAAACGCATCTGTCTTGCCCTCTTCAGTGATTCATTCAATTTTGTTGTGCCCATTATTTGACCCCTGATTGTGGCAAAAATCGCCCGTTGTCGTGTCATTTAAAATTTTATCGAATTTGGAACGCACATGGTTAACGAAGCCTTGACCGGTCTTTGCCAACCCCTTCCGCAAGCGCAAATTTCATAACAGGATCAGAGCCTAAAGCCAATCTTAAGACTCCCTCTCTACCGTGAACCGGTTGAATATGAGGTGCATGGCTTTTGATCAAAAATGCTACAATCCGTCATCGCGTCTGGACGCTTGCCCGGCTGGCGAAACCGTCGCTCATTCCCGCGTTCATCGCAGCCGCCGTCGTCTTTACCGGTGGCTATCTGTTTGCGGAACAGAACCGTGCAAATTTCCGCAACGAGCTGAAAAGCAGCGTTCAGAACGACCTCAATCTCGTCTCGCTGCGCCTGCAGAGCGAAATCAACAACAACATCACGGCGCTGCGCGGCTTTGCCAACAATCTTTCCGCCGATCCGAATATTGCGCAATCGCTTTTCGACCAGCTGGCCACCAAGCTCCTCATCCAGAACCCGCAGATGGTGCGCGTCAGTGCCGCGCCCAATGCCGTGATCCAAATGACCTTTCCGCTTGCCGGAAACGAGCGGATGATCGGAACCGATTTCAAGAAATTCCGCTCCTCGCGGGTCGCCATGGACCGGGCCGCGTCGAAGGCCAAACCCATTCTGGCAGGGCCGGTCAGGCTTCCCAGCGGCCGGACAGGCTTCAATCTGTTTTCACCCGTTTTCACCAAGGCGGGCGACAACCTGGTATTCTGGGGCTTCATGGAAGCCGTCATCGATGAGCGGGATATCTACGCCAATGCGGGTCTGATCGACACCGGCCAGCATCACGACGAGGCCGACGGCACCAATCACCGCACCAATATCCAGCTGGCGATCCGCGACGTGTCCGTGCAATCGAGCATCCAGGACGCATTCTTCGGCGATACCGATCTGTTCGAGAAATCTCCGGTGATCCGCCAGCTGCAATTGCCCGGGGGAACCTGGGAACTCGCCGCCATCCCGGCCGAGGGCTGGGCGCAGGAACCGGCCAATGGCACATGGATCGACATTGCCATTTTCATCGCTGCGGCGATCATCATCATTCCGATCTTCCTCACCGGCGGCTTCGTCAACGAACGCCAGCGCAACATCGCCAAGCTGCGCTCGCGCGAACGCGAATTGCTGACCGTCTCGCACCGGCTGAACCTGGCGCTCGAATCCTCCAAGATCGGCATCTGGGAGATCGACCTCGACACCCAGGAACGGTCCTGGGACGAGCGCATGTACCATCTGCACGGCCTGCCGCCGGGCAATGGAGCGCCGCAATACGGGGAATGGCGCGGCACGGTGCATCGCGACGATATCGGCGCGGCATCGATGACCTTGTTCCGGGCGCTGGACGAGGATCTGGAATACCGTTCGCAGTATCGCATCATCGTCGCCGACGGCAGTGTGCGCCATGTGCGCAATGCCGGCTCCACCCATGTGGGCGCCGACGGCAAGGCCAAGATCACCGGCATGAGCTGGGACGTCACCGACGACGTGATGATGACGGAGCAATTGCGCACGGCAAAAGCCATTGCCGACGAGAAGAACGCCGAGCTGGAAAAGGCACTCACCGGTCTTTCCGAACGCGAGCAGCAGCTGGAGCTGATCACCAGACGGCTGGATCTGGCGCTGGATTCCTACAAGTGCGGCATGTGGGAGGCGGATCTCGATGCCGGCGTCACCTATTGGGACGAGCGCATGCATCAGCTCTACGGGCTGACCTATATCGATGGCGTCACGTCGCATGAAACCTGGATCGGCACGATCCACCCGGAGGACCGCGAAGAAACGCTGCTCAATGTCGGCCGCACGATTGCAGATGGTGTTCCCTATGTTCAGGCATCGCGCATCGTGTTGCCGGATGGTACGATCCGGCATGTGCGCTCCGTCGGCAAGATCCACGAGGCGCCGGGCTCCAGCCGCAGACTGGTCGGCATCGCCTTCGATATCACCGACGACGTGTTTTTGACCGAGCAGCTGCGCACGGCAAAAGCCTTGGCAGAAGCCAAGAACGGCGAACTCGCCGACGCCAAGGACCGCATCGAGCACAATGCCCTGCACGATCCGCTGACGGGACTTGGCAATCGCCGCATGCTCGACAAGGAGCTGGAAACGCTCTCAAACGCGCGGCGGGACGGGCTGAAGAACATCGCGATCCTACATATCGACCTCGACCGCTTCAAGCAGATCAACGACACGCTCGGCCATGCGGCGGGTGACGCGATGCTGGTGCATGCATCGAAAATCCTGCGCGCCAATGTCCGTGCCGGCGATATGGTGGCGCGCATCGGCGGCGATGAATTCGTGGTGCTGGTCACCAATCCGCCGGGCAAGGACTTTCTGTCCGGCCTGTCCGACCGCATCATCGTGCAGATGCGCCAGCCCGTCGACTATAACGGCTTTCCCTGCCGGTTCGGCGTCAGCATCGGGATCGCCTCTGCTGGCGACATGGCGATCGACGAACGCCAGCTTTTGGTCAATGCCGATATCGCGCTCTACCGCGCCAAGGAAAACGGCCGCAACCGCCACGAATTCTTCACCGAGGCGCTGCAGGCCGAGATCGTCACCACCAAGCGCATCGCCGACGAAATTCTCGAGGGTATCGAACAGAACCAGTTCGTCGCCTGGTATCAGCCGCAATTCGACGCCGTGACCCTGCGGCTTTCCG comes from the Pararhizobium qamdonense genome and includes:
- a CDS encoding bifunctional diguanylate cyclase/phosphodiesterase — translated: MIKNATIRHRVWTLARLAKPSLIPAFIAAAVVFTGGYLFAEQNRANFRNELKSSVQNDLNLVSLRLQSEINNNITALRGFANNLSADPNIAQSLFDQLATKLLIQNPQMVRVSAAPNAVIQMTFPLAGNERMIGTDFKKFRSSRVAMDRAASKAKPILAGPVRLPSGRTGFNLFSPVFTKAGDNLVFWGFMEAVIDERDIYANAGLIDTGQHHDEADGTNHRTNIQLAIRDVSVQSSIQDAFFGDTDLFEKSPVIRQLQLPGGTWELAAIPAEGWAQEPANGTWIDIAIFIAAAIIIIPIFLTGGFVNERQRNIAKLRSRERELLTVSHRLNLALESSKIGIWEIDLDTQERSWDERMYHLHGLPPGNGAPQYGEWRGTVHRDDIGAASMTLFRALDEDLEYRSQYRIIVADGSVRHVRNAGSTHVGADGKAKITGMSWDVTDDVMMTEQLRTAKAIADEKNAELEKALTGLSEREQQLELITRRLDLALDSYKCGMWEADLDAGVTYWDERMHQLYGLTYIDGVTSHETWIGTIHPEDREETLLNVGRTIADGVPYVQASRIVLPDGTIRHVRSVGKIHEAPGSSRRLVGIAFDITDDVFLTEQLRTAKALAEAKNGELADAKDRIEHNALHDPLTGLGNRRMLDKELETLSNARRDGLKNIAILHIDLDRFKQINDTLGHAAGDAMLVHASKILRANVRAGDMVARIGGDEFVVLVTNPPGKDFLSGLSDRIIVQMRQPVDYNGFPCRFGVSIGIASAGDMAIDERQLLVNADIALYRAKENGRNRHEFFTEALQAEIVTTKRIADEILEGIEQNQFVAWYQPQFDAVTLRLSGVEALVRWNHPREGVLTPDKFLHIAEELNVVATIDRIVLDRALIDAMRWAAMGIDVPKISVNVSAKRLSDDLLLNSLQGLSFKPGQLSFELVESIFLDESDDIVTANIEGIKKLGIDIEIDDFGTGHTSIVSLLKIKPKRLKIDRQLVAPILNSRNEQALIRSIIEIGRSLGIETVAEGVETMAHAEMLGLLGCDLLQGYAFAKPLSFDRFVAFAGKEALQLAS
- a CDS encoding DUF1344 domain-containing protein produces the protein MRFIVATLMAAAGFFSPLAAFAESADVEAVITGVDTDKLSLSLDDGKNYQAPEEFNFDGLKAGVKVLVFYTEVDGKRVINDLEIVQ
- a CDS encoding histidine phosphatase family protein; the protein is MTIYMIRHGQTDWNAQIRMQGQKDIPLNDTGRRQASGNGRALLELLGQEADTFDFVASPLHRTRETMELIREAMGLARSGYRMDDRLKEVSFGDWEGYTMAELERDMPERVAERELSKWDFIPPGADAESYEILSWRVGAWLSSVSGPTVCVSHGGVIRTLFKICGAMDAEEAALGAIPQDRILKIENGTIGWL